One Burkholderiales bacterium DNA window includes the following coding sequences:
- a CDS encoding low affinity iron permease family protein — MKVTKQTSWFGSFSKWISRWTGSPLAFGLALGTIVVWAISGPLFGFSDTWQLVINTGTTIVTFLMVFLIQNTQNRDGTAVQVKLDELIRTTSGAHNALLDLEELDENELREITKEYEGIAERARELLRKGKSDTGRPSVKGRTPRK; from the coding sequence ATGAAGGTAACCAAGCAGACGAGCTGGTTCGGCAGCTTTTCGAAGTGGATCTCGCGCTGGACCGGCAGTCCGCTCGCGTTCGGGCTCGCGCTCGGCACCATCGTGGTGTGGGCTATCAGCGGCCCGCTCTTCGGCTTCAGCGACACGTGGCAGCTCGTCATCAACACCGGCACCACGATCGTCACCTTCCTCATGGTGTTCCTCATCCAGAACACCCAGAACCGCGACGGCACCGCAGTGCAGGTCAAGCTCGACGAGCTCATCCGCACGACGAGCGGCGCGCACAACGCGCTGCTCGACCTCGAAGAGCTCGACGAGAACGAGCTGCGCGAGATCACCAAGGAATACGAGGGGATCGCCGAGCGCGCGCGCGAGCTGCTGCGCAAGGGCAAGAGCGACACCGGAAGACCGAGCGTGAAAGGACGCACACCGCGCAAGTGA
- a CDS encoding BON domain-containing protein, translating to MAKSNRRATPEPMQAPRDYSSQAQAAGVAGARDASWEGTRRWGDDDPFAPHRYRYDAQAPAAVLHDGEQLIGGQPRLHTGLRGPKNYRRSDERIREDVCEALIGATHLDSSEVTVEVAGGVVTLEGIVPERRMKHAIEDITAQARGVREVENRIRVVRGGADPLLARR from the coding sequence ATGGCGAAATCGAATCGACGTGCGACGCCCGAGCCGATGCAGGCGCCGCGCGATTACAGCTCGCAGGCGCAGGCGGCCGGCGTCGCTGGTGCCCGCGATGCCTCCTGGGAAGGCACGCGCCGGTGGGGCGACGACGATCCGTTCGCGCCGCATCGCTATCGCTACGACGCGCAGGCGCCCGCCGCCGTACTGCACGACGGCGAGCAGCTCATCGGCGGGCAGCCCCGGCTGCATACAGGACTGCGCGGCCCGAAGAACTACCGCCGCAGCGACGAGCGCATCCGCGAGGACGTCTGCGAGGCGCTGATCGGCGCGACGCACCTCGACTCGAGCGAGGTGACGGTGGAAGTCGCCGGCGGCGTCGTCACGCTCGAAGGCATCGTCCCCGAGCGCCGCATGAAGCACGCCATCGAGGACATCACGGCGCAAGCGCGCGGCGTGCGCGAGGTGGAGAACCGCATACGCGTGGTGCGAGGAGGCGCGGACCCGCTCCTCGCGCGGCGCTAG
- a CDS encoding alpha-amylase family glycosyl hydrolase: MAQSNRPQSPANPLWWQRGIVYQIYPLSFQDSNGDGKGDLDGIRQRLDYLHWLGVDAVWISPIYPSPMKDFGYDISDYCDIAQTFGSLEDFDRLLAEVHARGMKLILDFVPNHTSDRHPWFIESRSSRDNPKRDWYIWRDPAPGGGAPTNWLAQFGGSAWQLDAATGQYYYHAFLKEQPDLNWRNREVRNAMYRVLRFWLDRGVDGFRMDVLWHLIKDDQFRDNPPNPGFEPGDSEHRKLLELYTTDRPEVHEVISEMRELFETFDERLIIGEIYLPVERLVEYYGLERPGVHLPFNFQLIHAPWNACEIDRMIREYEERVPEEEWPNWVLGNHDQHRIATRVGDAQSRIAAMMLLTLRGTPTLYYGDEIGMCDHIIPPERVQDPYEKNQPGLGLGRDPQRTPMQWDGSLHAGFSTSEPWLPIPPDFHRHNVKVLAEDPRSVLALYKALIGLRRSHRALSVGGYAQITCEGSVMAFERYDGAERLVVALNFGHEAEAVALPDRPGKVLMSTHMDRVGEALTGSCALRPDEGVIALVA, encoded by the coding sequence GTGGCTCAGAGCAATCGACCCCAATCGCCCGCGAATCCTCTGTGGTGGCAGCGCGGCATCGTCTACCAGATCTATCCCCTCTCGTTCCAGGACAGCAACGGCGACGGCAAAGGCGACCTCGACGGGATCCGCCAGCGGCTCGATTACCTCCACTGGCTCGGCGTCGACGCGGTCTGGATATCGCCGATCTATCCGTCGCCGATGAAGGACTTCGGCTACGACATCTCCGATTACTGCGACATCGCGCAGACCTTCGGCTCGCTCGAGGATTTCGACCGGCTGCTGGCGGAAGTGCACGCGCGCGGCATGAAGCTCATCCTCGATTTCGTCCCCAACCATACGTCGGACCGGCATCCATGGTTCATCGAGAGCCGAAGCTCGCGCGACAACCCGAAGCGCGACTGGTACATCTGGCGCGATCCGGCGCCGGGCGGCGGCGCGCCGACCAACTGGCTGGCGCAGTTCGGCGGCAGTGCCTGGCAGCTCGATGCCGCCACCGGCCAGTACTACTACCACGCGTTCCTCAAGGAGCAGCCCGACCTCAACTGGCGCAACCGCGAGGTGCGCAACGCGATGTACCGCGTGCTGCGCTTCTGGCTCGACCGCGGCGTCGACGGCTTTCGCATGGACGTCCTGTGGCATCTCATCAAGGACGACCAGTTCCGCGACAACCCGCCCAACCCCGGCTTCGAGCCCGGCGATTCGGAGCACCGCAAGCTGCTCGAGCTCTACACGACCGACCGGCCCGAGGTGCACGAGGTGATCTCCGAGATGCGCGAGCTCTTCGAGACCTTTGATGAGCGCCTCATCATCGGCGAGATCTACCTGCCGGTGGAGCGCCTCGTCGAGTACTACGGCCTCGAGCGCCCCGGAGTCCACCTGCCGTTCAACTTCCAGCTCATCCACGCGCCGTGGAACGCGTGCGAGATCGACCGCATGATCCGCGAGTACGAGGAGCGCGTACCTGAAGAGGAATGGCCGAACTGGGTGCTCGGCAACCACGACCAGCACCGCATCGCGACGCGCGTGGGCGACGCTCAGTCGCGCATCGCCGCGATGATGCTGCTCACGCTGCGCGGCACGCCGACGCTCTATTACGGCGACGAGATCGGGATGTGCGACCACATCATCCCGCCCGAGCGCGTGCAGGACCCGTACGAGAAGAACCAGCCGGGGCTCGGCCTCGGCCGCGACCCGCAGCGCACGCCGATGCAGTGGGACGGCTCGCTGCACGCCGGCTTTTCCACGAGCGAGCCCTGGCTGCCGATCCCCCCGGACTTCCACCGCCACAACGTCAAGGTGCTCGCGGAAGACCCGCGCTCGGTGCTCGCGTTGTACAAGGCCCTGATCGGGCTGCGGCGCAGTCACCGCGCGCTGTCGGTCGGCGGTTACGCGCAGATCACGTGCGAAGGCAGCGTAATGGCGTTCGAGCGCTACGACGGCGCCGAGCGGCTCGTCGTCGCGCTCAACTTCGGCCACGAAGCGGAGGCGGTGGCGCTGCCCGACCGCCCGGGGAAGGTGTTGATGTCGACGCACATGGACCGCGTCGGGGAGGCGCTGACCGGGAGTTGTGCGCTGCGCCCGGACGAAGGCGTGATCGCGCTCGTCGCCTGA
- a CDS encoding response regulator, with translation MDTAQRRLLYVDGDAEARLLMQELLAPHQIDIVATDEEARVLARRVSYDVYLLASGPDASGLALCAWLHRIDPRTPIIYVSSTGTAAHESRAVAAGALRFLVKPLDPDLLRSTLRLLLKLAEIETRRARIAEELAIEEELTARAARARETVRAARAKAQRSLECTLRMKAYRAFLDAGGNRANFERTWPTVASDADTATK, from the coding sequence ATGGACACCGCACAGCGGCGGTTGTTGTACGTCGACGGCGACGCGGAGGCGCGCCTGCTCATGCAGGAGCTGCTGGCGCCGCACCAGATCGACATCGTCGCGACCGACGAGGAAGCGCGCGTGCTCGCGCGCCGCGTGAGCTACGACGTCTACCTGCTCGCGAGCGGCCCCGACGCGAGCGGCCTCGCCTTGTGCGCATGGCTCCACCGGATCGATCCGCGCACGCCGATCATCTACGTGTCGTCCACCGGCACCGCTGCGCACGAGAGCCGCGCGGTGGCCGCCGGCGCATTGCGCTTCCTCGTCAAGCCGCTCGACCCCGACCTGCTCAGGTCCACCCTTCGATTGCTGCTCAAGCTCGCGGAGATCGAGACGCGGCGTGCGCGCATCGCCGAAGAGCTCGCGATCGAGGAAGAGCTCACCGCGCGCGCGGCACGGGCGCGCGAGACCGTGCGCGCCGCCCGCGCCAAGGCGCAGCGGTCGCTCGAGTGCACGCTGCGGATGAAGGCGTACCGCGCTTTCCTGGATGCCGGCGGCAATCGCGCGAACTTCGAGCGGACGTGGCCGACCGTCGCGTCGGACGCGGACACCGCGACTAAGTGA
- a CDS encoding DUF6496 domain-containing protein, whose protein sequence is MAKYGKKAQSKVKRAMHKRKRGTLKSGSGKKVKSKEQAIAIGLSEARKAGGKAPKKASRKKSTSKKKSSSRKKSSSSRKSSARKSSSRKKPASRKKSSGRSHKRKSTKKRSKS, encoded by the coding sequence ATGGCGAAATACGGCAAGAAAGCCCAGAGCAAGGTGAAGCGAGCGATGCACAAACGCAAGCGCGGTACGCTGAAGAGCGGTTCGGGCAAGAAGGTGAAGAGCAAGGAACAGGCGATCGCCATCGGCCTGTCCGAAGCGCGCAAGGCAGGCGGGAAAGCGCCGAAGAAGGCGTCCCGCAAGAAGTCGACTTCGAAGAAGAAGTCGTCGAGCCGCAAGAAGTCCAGCAGCAGCCGCAAGTCGAGCGCACGCAAGTCGAGCAGCCGCAAGAAGCCGGCCAGTCGCAAGAAGTCCAGCGGCCGCTCCCATAAGCGCAAATCGACGAAGAAGCGCTCGAAGAGCTAG
- a CDS encoding VTT domain-containing protein codes for MASLLQPGSNCSAAARAARAAFLFGADEYYRAFRHAAERATRSIVIVGWDFDDRTALGRKTRGRGLLKLGEFLDRLVRKRPKLEVYVLAWDYGALYGSSGDGMRPLYGPSGHHHARVHLHYDSTNAAGCSHHQKLIVIDDAIAFCGGIDFTSRRAVDSRDAVAVVDAGAAHALGEIARERWSAATRQAIRTSRGAVDPWPQWLKPDVTDVEVGISRTLPAIDARPAVHEIERLFLDAIAKAERSIRIDTAHFTSERVAAALASRLAEDDPPEIVLVTRDASHGWLDRAALETRRARALGQVESADTRGRFRAYTREPTLGDAHTTVMVVDDSWLHVGSAGLSNRSLRYDSECDVTFEAGDDPRRAEALRALCDRVFGDVARLRPLTRGAAAPVAAPLEDAEPALALDDVIETFAPDTTIAEHATGPAWGKLALIAVGIAVLTAVWRYTPLSEVFTPERAIAWAEDVGAVWWAPLAVMAAYTPACFVMFPRPLITLFAVIAFGPALGLAYSLLGILGAALSTYFAGLLLPRDTVRKLAGDKLNEMTEVLRRRGLIAIFAVRIVPVAPFAVEGMVAGAVGIKLWHYALGTILGMLPGTLTTTVFGEQIKTALEDPSRINYWLVAGVGLFFVGVIWIVRRWFLKEHRLAEAAQRAAAQAAA; via the coding sequence ATGGCGAGCCTGCTGCAACCGGGTTCGAACTGCAGCGCGGCGGCGCGCGCGGCGCGCGCGGCTTTCCTGTTCGGCGCCGACGAGTACTACCGCGCGTTCAGGCACGCGGCCGAGCGCGCGACGCGCTCCATCGTCATCGTCGGTTGGGATTTCGACGATCGCACCGCGCTCGGCCGCAAGACGCGCGGCCGCGGCCTGCTCAAGCTCGGCGAGTTCCTCGACCGGCTGGTGCGCAAGCGGCCGAAGCTCGAGGTGTACGTGCTCGCGTGGGATTACGGCGCGCTGTACGGCAGCAGCGGCGACGGCATGCGGCCGCTCTACGGTCCGAGCGGCCATCACCACGCGCGCGTGCACCTGCACTACGACAGCACCAATGCCGCAGGCTGCTCGCACCACCAGAAGCTCATCGTGATCGACGACGCGATCGCGTTCTGCGGAGGCATCGACTTCACGTCGCGTCGCGCCGTGGATTCTCGGGACGCAGTGGCGGTCGTCGACGCGGGCGCCGCGCATGCGCTCGGCGAGATCGCGCGCGAGCGCTGGAGCGCCGCGACCCGCCAGGCCATACGCACCTCGCGAGGCGCGGTCGATCCGTGGCCGCAGTGGCTGAAGCCCGACGTGACCGACGTCGAGGTCGGGATCTCGCGCACGCTGCCGGCGATCGACGCGCGGCCGGCGGTGCACGAGATCGAGAGGCTGTTCCTGGACGCGATCGCGAAGGCGGAACGGTCGATCCGCATCGACACCGCGCACTTCACGTCCGAGCGCGTCGCGGCCGCGCTCGCGTCCCGTCTCGCGGAGGACGATCCGCCCGAGATCGTGCTCGTCACGCGCGACGCATCGCACGGCTGGCTCGACCGCGCGGCGCTCGAGACGCGGCGCGCCCGGGCGCTCGGGCAAGTCGAGTCCGCTGACACGCGCGGCCGTTTCCGCGCGTACACGCGCGAACCGACGCTCGGCGATGCGCATACGACCGTGATGGTCGTCGACGATTCGTGGCTGCACGTCGGCTCGGCGGGTCTGAGCAACCGTTCACTGCGCTACGACAGCGAGTGCGATGTCACCTTCGAAGCGGGCGACGACCCGCGGCGCGCCGAAGCATTACGTGCGTTGTGCGATCGCGTGTTCGGGGACGTCGCGCGGCTGCGCCCGTTGACGCGCGGCGCGGCCGCACCGGTCGCGGCGCCGCTCGAGGACGCCGAGCCGGCGCTCGCGCTCGACGACGTGATCGAAACGTTCGCGCCGGACACCACGATCGCCGAGCACGCGACCGGCCCGGCGTGGGGCAAGCTCGCGCTGATCGCGGTCGGCATCGCGGTGCTCACCGCGGTGTGGCGCTACACGCCGCTGTCCGAAGTCTTCACGCCCGAGCGCGCGATCGCGTGGGCCGAGGACGTGGGGGCGGTGTGGTGGGCGCCCCTTGCGGTGATGGCGGCTTATACGCCGGCGTGCTTCGTCATGTTCCCGCGGCCGCTCATCACCCTGTTCGCGGTGATCGCGTTCGGCCCGGCGCTCGGGCTCGCTTACAGCCTGCTCGGCATCCTCGGCGCCGCGCTGTCGACGTACTTCGCGGGCCTCCTGCTGCCGCGCGACACCGTGCGCAAGCTCGCGGGCGACAAGCTCAACGAGATGACCGAGGTGCTCAGGCGCCGGGGATTGATCGCGATCTTCGCGGTGCGCATCGTGCCGGTGGCGCCGTTCGCGGTCGAAGGCATGGTCGCGGGCGCGGTCGGCATCAAGCTGTGGCACTACGCGCTCGGCACCATCCTCGGCATGCTGCCGGGGACGCTGACGACGACGGTGTTCGGGGAGCAGATCAAGACCGCGCTCGAAGACCCGTCGCGCATCAACTACTGGCTGGTCGCCGGGGTGGGCCTGTTCTTCGTCGGCGTGATCTGGATCGTGCGCCGCTGGTTCCTCAAGGAGCACAGGCTCGCCGAGGCGGCGCAGCGGGCCGCTGCGCAGGCAGCTGCTTAA
- the ctaD gene encoding cytochrome c oxidase subunit I, with translation MSGRPLPNPLPRPDGELEALERAWLTPRGWRIFGAVNNTVIGLFYVGTALLFLVLAGVLALLMRAQLAVPGNDLLSNAEYNRIFTMHGTVMMFLFAVPVVEAVAVLLLPNMLGARDLPFPRLSAYAYWAYAIGGLVFFGTIFFGVAPDGGWFMYPPLTGGTYSPGSGADWWLLGIGFIEISAIAGAVELVVGILRTRAPGMSLMKMPLFAWAMLVVGAMIVFGFPPIILGTLLLELERALGWPFFIVERGGDPVLWQHLFWLFGHPEVYIIFLPAAGMISMIVPTLARTRLAGYRWIVAATIIVGVLSFTLWAHHMYAIGLTHKYAAFFSAASMAVSIPTAIQLFSWVTTLWRGEVRFAAPTWFLLAFFATFVLGGLTGVMLAVVPFDWQAHDTYFVVAHFHYVLIGGMVFPLIAAIYYWAPFVSGKPLSERMGKWSCALMFAGFHATFFPMHITGMLGMPRRVYTYQAGLGWDGLNLLSTLGAFVLAAGFAVFLLDVLMHLRLAKKVDANVWGASTLEWLPADDYGFRSIPRIDDRDPLWARPTLAAEVDAGQHYLPGTATGRRETLVTSPRDARPQYVLVLTGDSWLPFVAGLGTAAFFLLLTAKLHVAAAIGGVVALAAILRWLWETDPGAIRGPVDIGDGLPLPIYVSGRHSHSAWGMGVLLLVDATIFASLVFSWFYLWTQSQGPWPPAPYALPAGHTSVTVAALWSASGAALVWAGRLLHRRLFTEALLAGAVCAAAATALHWSAYADIDPAAHGYGALVYAGLALQALHVLVAIAMAAYTLARRYSGKLDPVRRVTFDNTCIFWLYTSAQGAALVLVLEAAPRLVT, from the coding sequence TCGAAGCGCTGGAGCGCGCATGGCTGACGCCGCGCGGGTGGCGCATCTTCGGCGCGGTCAACAACACCGTCATCGGGCTCTTCTACGTCGGGACCGCGCTGCTCTTCCTGGTCCTCGCGGGCGTGCTCGCGCTGCTCATGCGCGCTCAGCTCGCGGTGCCCGGCAACGACTTGCTGTCCAACGCCGAGTACAACCGCATCTTCACCATGCACGGCACGGTGATGATGTTTCTCTTCGCGGTGCCGGTCGTCGAAGCGGTCGCGGTGCTGCTCCTGCCCAACATGCTCGGTGCGCGCGACCTGCCGTTCCCGCGGCTGTCGGCGTACGCCTACTGGGCGTACGCGATCGGCGGGCTCGTGTTCTTCGGCACGATCTTTTTTGGCGTCGCACCGGACGGCGGCTGGTTCATGTATCCGCCGCTCACCGGCGGCACCTATTCGCCGGGCAGCGGCGCGGACTGGTGGCTGCTCGGCATCGGTTTCATCGAGATCTCGGCGATCGCGGGCGCGGTGGAGCTCGTCGTCGGGATACTGCGCACGCGCGCGCCCGGGATGTCGCTCATGAAGATGCCGCTCTTCGCGTGGGCGATGCTGGTCGTCGGCGCGATGATCGTGTTCGGCTTCCCGCCGATCATCCTCGGCACGCTGCTGCTCGAGCTGGAGCGCGCATTGGGCTGGCCGTTCTTCATCGTCGAGCGCGGCGGCGACCCGGTGCTGTGGCAGCACCTCTTCTGGCTCTTCGGTCATCCGGAGGTGTACATCATCTTCCTGCCCGCCGCGGGGATGATCTCGATGATCGTGCCCACGCTCGCGCGCACGCGACTCGCGGGTTATCGCTGGATCGTCGCCGCGACGATCATAGTCGGCGTGCTGAGCTTCACGCTGTGGGCGCACCACATGTACGCGATCGGCCTCACGCACAAATACGCGGCGTTCTTCTCCGCCGCGAGCATGGCGGTGAGCATCCCGACCGCGATCCAGCTGTTCTCGTGGGTGACCACGCTGTGGCGCGGCGAGGTGCGGTTCGCCGCGCCGACGTGGTTCCTGCTCGCGTTCTTCGCGACCTTTGTGCTCGGCGGTCTCACCGGCGTGATGCTCGCGGTCGTGCCTTTCGACTGGCAGGCGCACGACACCTACTTCGTCGTCGCGCATTTCCATTACGTGCTGATCGGCGGCATGGTGTTCCCGCTGATCGCGGCGATCTATTACTGGGCGCCGTTCGTCTCGGGCAAGCCGTTGTCGGAGCGCATGGGCAAGTGGTCGTGCGCGCTCATGTTCGCGGGATTCCACGCCACGTTCTTCCCGATGCACATCACCGGCATGCTCGGCATGCCGCGGCGGGTCTACACGTACCAGGCGGGGCTCGGCTGGGACGGGCTGAATCTGCTTTCCACCCTCGGCGCGTTCGTGCTCGCCGCGGGCTTCGCCGTCTTTCTGCTGGACGTGCTCATGCACCTGCGCCTCGCCAAGAAAGTCGACGCGAACGTGTGGGGCGCCTCCACGCTCGAATGGCTGCCGGCCGACGACTACGGCTTCCGCAGCATCCCGCGCATCGACGATCGGGATCCGCTGTGGGCGAGACCGACGCTCGCGGCGGAGGTCGACGCGGGACAGCATTACCTGCCCGGAACCGCGACGGGCAGGCGCGAGACTCTGGTGACGAGCCCGCGCGATGCGCGGCCGCAGTATGTGCTCGTGCTCACCGGCGACAGTTGGCTGCCGTTCGTCGCCGGTCTGGGCACCGCGGCGTTCTTTCTGCTGCTGACCGCGAAGCTGCACGTGGCCGCCGCGATCGGCGGCGTCGTCGCGCTGGCCGCGATACTCCGGTGGCTGTGGGAGACCGACCCGGGCGCGATCCGCGGCCCGGTCGATATCGGCGACGGACTGCCCCTGCCGATCTACGTGAGCGGACGGCATTCGCACTCGGCATGGGGGATGGGCGTGCTGCTGCTCGTCGATGCGACGATCTTCGCCTCGCTCGTCTTCTCGTGGTTCTACCTGTGGACCCAGTCGCAGGGCCCGTGGCCGCCCGCACCGTACGCGTTACCGGCGGGGCATACGTCGGTGACGGTGGCGGCGTTGTGGAGCGCGAGCGGCGCGGCGCTCGTGTGGGCGGGGCGTCTCCTGCACCGGCGCCTTTTCACCGAAGCGCTGCTCGCCGGCGCGGTGTGCGCCGCGGCGGCGACGGCGCTGCACTGGAGCGCATACGCGGACATCGATCCGGCGGCGCACGGCTACGGCGCGCTCGTCTACGCGGGACTCGCGCTGCAGGCGCTGCACGTGCTCGTCGCGATCGCGATGGCCGCTTACACGCTTGCGCGGCGCTACAGCGGCAAGCTCGACCCCGTGCGCCGGGTCACGTTCGACAACACCTGCATCTTCTGGCTCTATACGAGCGCGCAGGGCGCAGCGCTCGTGCTCGTCCTGGAGGCCGCGCCTCGGCTCGTCACTTAG